Proteins from a genomic interval of Heteronotia binoei isolate CCM8104 ecotype False Entrance Well chromosome 7, APGP_CSIRO_Hbin_v1, whole genome shotgun sequence:
- the DCSTAMP gene encoding dendritic cell-specific transmembrane protein, with the protein MFPSGQPSPSSDLRSTGEKTTSFVTFTQNVWKLFTTERKPGWKNLVHLFAICCAVSLVSNIFLLLAGYSFLVDYPLFSLVTSTFLWIILSVGLCSSRHLRCCVALFFLSCGLREGRNALIAAGTAIAVTGNLQSIFCNLKQLADSVMCILESQRFLFLNHYVTAVWWIYHQFKLLDNLFEVVVSVGGDLNVFYLVSDESLKLKLKHTRWHIQNVTSQISSILALQPYVGKKVLPLLGIVFMVLGTYLFVQKFLNPHNVKFKNTYITKEFIRYNEQQWQQRKLSVLPLSKEERKVYTTIPSFCQTPQERKCTARFFLPVLANLCIWFLFAAVDYLLYWLIFSVSKHLQDFPELEVHLKLYYHKNTDKFIFNSGEIINNTTSLKIPLLEHACIPKPKFALATTWIQLAVIIFFLAVLGLLASAFTQLKIFVMTSFFPRTGMKRIEYLHAKLLNGRSKLAERNTKRKLNSFATLHFWFPILQAMRNVQKEGSEVTKDSCV; encoded by the exons TCACCCTCATCAGATCTCCGGAGTACTGGGGAAAAAACGACTAGTTTTGTCACATTTACTCAGAACGTCTGGAAACTTTTCACGACTGAAAGAAAGCCCGGCTGGAAAAACCTCGTGCATCTGTTTGCGATCTGCTGTGCTGTTAGTTTAGTATCTAACATATTCCTGCTCCTAGCTGGGTATTCCTTTCTAGTGGACTATCCTCTCTTTTCCTTGGTCACATCCACGTTCCTCTGGATTATCCTTTCTGTTGGTTTGTGTTCTTCTAGGCACCTCCGCTGCTGTGTAgctctcttcttcctttcctgtGGGCTGCGTGAAGGAAGAAATGCTTTGATTGCAGCTGGGACTGCTATAGCAGTCACTGGGAACCTCCAAAGTATTTTCTGCAATTTAAAGCAGCTAGCAGATAGTGTGATGTGTATTCTGGAATCCCAACGTTTTCTCTTTCTCAACCACTATGTCACAGCAGTTTGGTGGATTTACCATCAGTTCAAGCTTTTGGATAACCTATTTGAAGTTGTTGTGTCAGTAGGTGGGGATTTGAATGTTTTTTACTTGGTTTCAGATGAGAgcttgaagctgaagctgaagcatACAAGATGGCACATCCAGAATGTCACCAGTCAGATCTCTTCTATACTTGCCCTACAGCCATATGTGGGCAAAAAAGTCCTTCCTCTTCTTGGGATTGTCTTCATGGTTCTAGGGACATACCTCTTTGTCCAAAAATTCCTGAACCCCCACAATGTCAAATTTAAGAATACTTACATTACTAAAGAGTTTATTCGATACAATGAACAGCAGTGGCAGCAACGAAAGCTCTCTGTTTTGCCCCTCagtaaagaagaaaggaaggtctACACGACCATCCCGTCTTTTTGCCAGACACCCCAGGAGAGGAAATGCACGGCACGCTTTTTTCTCCCTGTGCTTGCTAACCTTTGCATTTGGTTTCTTTTTGCGGCAGTGGATTATTTGCTTTACTGGCTGATTTTTTCAGTGAGCAAGCATCTGCAAGATTTCCCTGAGCTAGAGGTCCATTTGAAATTGTATTACCAT AAAAACACGGATAAATTTATCTTCAACAGTGGGGAGATCATTAACAATACGACTTCCTTGAAGATTCCTCTCCTCGAACACGCCTGTATTCCCAAACCAAAATTTGCCCTCGCTACTACATGGATCCAGTTAGctgtcatcatcttctttttagcGGTGCTTGGCCTGTTGGCGTCTGCCTTTACGCAGCTTAAAATATTTGTGATGACGTCATTCTTTCCTCGCACAGGCATGAAACGGATAGAGTATCTGCATGCAAAGTTATTAAATGGAAGATCAAAGCTTGCTGAGCGAAACACAAAAAGGAAACTGAATTCATTTGCAACG CTACACTTCTGGTTCCCTATCCTCCAGGCTATGAGAAATGTCCAGAAGGAAGGCTCAGAGGTGACAAAAGACAGCTGTGTTTAA